The Streptomyces phaeolivaceus genome has a window encoding:
- a CDS encoding class I SAM-dependent methyltransferase, with product MSTGVDIEDPKELVRRGYDALSLRYDQAYGAETKYQPWISELSSRIPAGGTVLDLGCGSGVPVARALATVGHRVTGVDISEVQIRRARELVPQAEFIRADATAVDFGPASFNAVVSFYALIHIPLEEQLPLLEKVAGWLRPGGWFLGTTGYRSWTGVDEDWLGGGTAMWWSHADAATNRTWITQAGLMVEQEEFVPEGEGGHALFWARRR from the coding sequence ATGTCCACCGGCGTGGACATCGAAGATCCCAAAGAGCTGGTCCGGCGCGGGTACGACGCGCTCTCCCTTCGCTATGACCAGGCGTACGGCGCCGAGACGAAGTACCAGCCCTGGATCAGCGAACTATCTAGTCGTATCCCGGCTGGAGGCACGGTGCTGGATCTGGGGTGCGGAAGCGGGGTTCCCGTCGCCCGCGCCCTGGCGACCGTAGGTCACCGTGTCACTGGCGTCGACATCAGTGAGGTGCAGATCCGCAGGGCCCGGGAGCTCGTGCCGCAGGCCGAGTTCATCCGCGCCGATGCCACGGCCGTGGACTTCGGGCCGGCCTCCTTCAACGCGGTCGTCTCCTTCTACGCACTGATCCACATCCCGCTTGAGGAACAGCTTCCGTTACTGGAGAAGGTCGCCGGATGGCTGCGACCTGGCGGTTGGTTCCTGGGCACCACCGGCTATCGGAGCTGGACTGGCGTCGATGAGGACTGGCTGGGCGGCGGGACCGCTATGTGGTGGAGCCACGCGGACGCCGCCACGAACCGGACCTGGATCACTCAAGCCGGCCTGATGGTCGAGCAGGAAGAGTTCGTGCCCGAAGGCGAGGGCGGGCACGCCCTGTTCTGGGCCCGACGCCGCTGA
- a CDS encoding DUF317 domain-containing protein: protein MEAPLYPDFPPDPSVPPGGQPAFWVGPRYLAGDDGRLYDGVADTLSGLGWTSLTIVRGRHEPDEALEDRQVLRSTVLHISSDTLRWAQWSLADEPFHLGDLPIAWQISARADTSSPLASWSCYFTTDVPGEAVADFLVALDARDQPTVPFAGPELVLDAVAAHGWLRDIDQPDAAATDPTFTSHISLGEVPPLIQDADPRALTTEADEPGPTGWQAWAEPALGSPCLWAASFGSSVPHDLVAAFADSLSSTAPVLRRILPEATRERLLRAPA, encoded by the coding sequence TTGGAGGCGCCCCTGTACCCCGACTTCCCGCCCGACCCGTCCGTTCCGCCCGGCGGCCAGCCCGCGTTCTGGGTCGGTCCCCGGTATCTGGCCGGTGACGACGGGCGTCTTTACGACGGCGTTGCCGACACGCTCTCCGGTCTGGGCTGGACGAGCCTGACGATCGTCCGCGGACGTCATGAGCCGGACGAGGCACTGGAGGACCGCCAGGTCCTGCGCAGCACTGTTCTGCACATCAGCTCCGACACCCTTCGATGGGCGCAGTGGAGCCTGGCGGACGAGCCGTTCCACCTGGGAGACCTGCCGATCGCCTGGCAGATCTCCGCCCGCGCGGACACCAGCAGCCCGCTCGCGTCGTGGTCGTGCTACTTCACCACCGACGTCCCCGGCGAGGCAGTGGCCGACTTCCTCGTCGCGCTCGACGCCCGAGACCAGCCCACCGTGCCGTTCGCCGGCCCCGAACTGGTCCTCGACGCCGTCGCCGCCCACGGCTGGCTCCGCGACATCGACCAGCCCGACGCGGCAGCGACGGACCCGACGTTCACCTCGCACATCAGCCTCGGCGAGGTACCGCCCCTCATCCAGGACGCCGACCCGCGCGCCCTGACGACCGAGGCCGACGAGCCGGGACCAACCGGATGGCAGGCATGGGCCGAGCCCGCGCTCGGCTCCCCCTGCCTGTGGGCGGCCTCCTTCGGTTCCAGCGTTCCGCACGACCTCGTGGCAGCATTCGCCGACTCCCTCAGCTCGACCGCACCGGTCCTGCGCCGGATCCTGCCCGAGGCCACCCGGGAGCGACTGCTGCGAGCGCCGGCCTAG
- a CDS encoding DUF317 domain-containing protein, whose translation MTVAPVDSGFSTTVEALRLREWQLGPGQPTLVMDQFSAEDFHLIVDDRADVHVSSKDGRFYLGWFPLGRPGTGGEGWKIAVSGTAKVRGYHLSFDTETPADIVAAAVARVLETSRRVRQPSAHE comes from the coding sequence GTGACCGTAGCGCCCGTGGACTCCGGTTTCTCCACCACCGTCGAAGCACTGCGGCTGCGTGAGTGGCAGCTCGGCCCCGGCCAGCCCACGCTCGTGATGGACCAGTTCTCCGCAGAGGACTTCCACCTGATTGTGGACGACCGCGCGGACGTGCACGTCAGCTCGAAGGACGGCCGCTTCTACCTCGGTTGGTTCCCGCTCGGCCGTCCCGGCACGGGCGGCGAGGGATGGAAGATCGCCGTGTCCGGCACGGCCAAGGTGCGCGGCTATCACCTGTCATTCGACACCGAGACGCCGGCCGACATTGTCGCCGCCGCAGTGGCGCGCGTGCTGGAGACCTCACGTCGTGTACGACAGCCAAGCGCCCACGAGTAG
- a CDS encoding pentapeptide repeat-containing protein — protein sequence MNTSVTFSASGSLVSFDEADFSGCKVGFDDATFSGSAVRFTRAVFSGGRVSFDDAVFSGGTVGFDDATFSGGDVSFHGATFPGGSVDFQSVASWDSPPHFDDMVLTAPPTGLLLPSPDIVRPS from the coding sequence TTGAACACCAGCGTGACGTTCTCCGCCAGCGGCAGCCTCGTCAGCTTCGACGAAGCGGATTTCTCTGGCTGTAAGGTCGGATTTGATGATGCGACGTTCTCCGGCAGTGCGGTCCGGTTCACCCGCGCAGTGTTTTCCGGAGGCAGGGTCAGTTTCGATGACGCGGTGTTCTCCGGTGGCACGGTCGGGTTTGATGATGCGACGTTCTCTGGCGGAGATGTCAGCTTCCACGGCGCGACGTTCCCCGGCGGCAGCGTGGACTTCCAATCTGTCGCCTCGTGGGATTCGCCACCTCACTTCGACGACATGGTGTTGACCGCCCCACCCACAGGGCTTCTCCTTCCCTCTCCAGACATTGTTCGGCCGAGCTGA
- a CDS encoding helix-turn-helix domain-containing protein yields MVTITAGSLERAGVDVTVVLESAYIRVRSNDDGRWRTPNPWGTRVHDEQTGPEQALAELRRRLEDGLARSRWSKTQLAAKAELARTTVYEAMRSEAPVPSPETVAALAQVLKLPVAVLLELRRHAATPIGPDAGDVLAPGRPLSEWDPHDLEVHPAGDAAGCGVPGQRVLPGYVRREHDETLTGEVREAAAGNSRMVVLVGTSSTGKTRACWQAVQPLADLGWRLWHPFDPTRADAALASLNRVGPKTVVWLNEAQHYLGDAARGEHIAAALHTLITDRERAPVLILGTLWKEYADRYTTLPSPGGPDPHSRARELLSRRRVPVPDTFDETALAAARSLAAAGDRQLADALTRADGHGRLAQDLAGAPELLRRYEDGSPPARALLQAAMDARRLGVGLHLPQAFLTDAAPDYLTDADYQGLTEDWAEVAYAELAKLVHGKQAPLSRIRQRPLHRPPAPQPSAPSAPAGLVFRLADYLEQHGRATRRVLCPPASFWHAAHKHLTHPDDLQNLAHAAGDKHRIQ; encoded by the coding sequence ATGGTGACGATCACGGCAGGCTCCCTTGAACGGGCGGGCGTTGACGTGACTGTTGTCCTGGAATCGGCGTACATCAGGGTCCGTTCGAACGATGATGGACGCTGGCGGACACCGAACCCCTGGGGAACGCGCGTGCACGATGAACAGACGGGGCCTGAGCAGGCGTTAGCGGAACTGCGACGCAGGCTTGAGGATGGGCTGGCCCGCTCCCGGTGGAGCAAGACGCAGTTGGCAGCGAAGGCAGAGTTGGCACGTACCACCGTGTACGAGGCCATGCGAAGCGAGGCTCCCGTGCCGTCGCCGGAGACGGTCGCAGCCCTGGCCCAAGTACTGAAGCTGCCCGTAGCGGTGCTCCTGGAGCTGCGACGCCACGCTGCCACGCCCATCGGTCCAGACGCTGGGGATGTCTTGGCGCCGGGGCGGCCGTTGTCGGAGTGGGATCCGCACGACCTGGAGGTCCACCCCGCTGGCGATGCTGCGGGCTGCGGCGTGCCGGGACAGCGAGTGCTGCCAGGGTACGTGCGGCGGGAGCACGACGAGACACTGACCGGTGAAGTGCGAGAGGCCGCTGCGGGCAACAGCCGAATGGTGGTGCTAGTCGGCACGTCCTCGACGGGCAAGACGAGGGCCTGCTGGCAGGCAGTCCAGCCGCTGGCCGATCTAGGCTGGCGGCTGTGGCATCCCTTCGACCCCACTCGGGCCGACGCCGCCCTGGCCTCCCTAAACCGTGTCGGGCCGAAGACGGTGGTGTGGCTAAACGAGGCCCAGCACTACCTCGGAGATGCCGCCCGCGGCGAACACATTGCGGCCGCCCTGCACACACTGATCACCGATCGGGAGCGGGCACCAGTCCTCATCCTGGGCACTCTGTGGAAGGAGTACGCAGACCGTTACACCACCTTGCCTTCCCCAGGCGGACCGGACCCGCACAGCCGCGCGCGCGAACTGCTCAGCCGACGGCGCGTCCCGGTCCCAGACACCTTCGACGAGACAGCGTTGGCAGCGGCACGATCGCTGGCGGCCGCTGGTGACCGCCAGCTGGCCGATGCACTGACCCGCGCCGATGGCCACGGCCGCCTCGCCCAGGACCTGGCCGGCGCTCCCGAACTCCTGCGGCGCTACGAGGACGGATCCCCGCCGGCCAGGGCACTGCTCCAGGCGGCGATGGACGCCCGACGCCTTGGCGTCGGGCTGCACCTGCCGCAGGCATTCCTGACCGACGCCGCACCCGACTACCTCACCGATGCCGACTATCAGGGGCTCACCGAAGACTGGGCGGAGGTGGCCTACGCCGAACTTGCGAAACTAGTCCACGGCAAACAGGCCCCGCTCAGCCGCATTCGCCAGCGCCCCCTGCACCGGCCACCCGCACCCCAGCCCAGTGCGCCATCCGCGCCAGCAGGGCTGGTGTTCCGGCTCGCCGACTACCTCGAACAGCACGGCCGCGCCACTCGCCGGGTTCTGTGCCCACCCGCCTCCTTCTGGCACGCCGCGCACAAACACCTGACTCACCCCGACGACCTCCAAAACCTCGCCCATGCAGCTGGCGACAAGCACCGCATCCAATGA
- a CDS encoding transposase family protein, whose product MTKNQPAEGAQEVVYQVRLPLSKRTIDLVADLIRRRRNQMRSPWRKAEPGKQAVIVLAVLRHDQRLADMAGGNGVGESTVRRWVKEVVRLLAARAPRLDRALKKIARGGGVVVLLDGTLIRTRRRTGKDDRKNYSGKHKTHGLLFLALTDEKGNLIWISAARPGRSSEITTARHNKITEHLREAGLGALADLGFVGLDDKPDDDPVIITGRKATRNHQLTAAEKETNRLVSRERAANEHGFADLKNWRTLTKLRTDTRQATTLLRALLVLANSEVQR is encoded by the coding sequence GTGACGAAAAACCAGCCCGCCGAGGGCGCTCAAGAAGTTGTCTACCAGGTCCGCCTCCCGCTGTCGAAGCGGACCATCGACCTCGTCGCCGACCTGATACGCCGGCGCCGGAACCAGATGCGCTCGCCCTGGCGCAAGGCCGAACCCGGTAAGCAGGCCGTCATCGTGCTCGCCGTCCTGCGTCACGACCAGCGCCTGGCCGACATGGCCGGCGGCAACGGTGTCGGGGAGTCCACCGTCCGCCGCTGGGTGAAGGAAGTCGTCAGGCTGCTGGCCGCCCGCGCCCCGCGCCTGGACCGGGCATTGAAGAAGATCGCCCGCGGCGGCGGGGTCGTGGTCCTCCTCGACGGCACCCTGATCCGCACCCGCCGCCGCACCGGGAAGGACGACCGGAAGAACTACTCAGGCAAGCACAAGACCCATGGCCTGCTGTTTCTCGCTCTGACCGACGAGAAGGGCAACCTGATCTGGATCTCCGCGGCCAGGCCCGGCCGGTCCAGCGAAATCACCACCGCCCGCCACAACAAGATCACCGAACACCTGCGGGAAGCCGGCCTCGGCGCCCTGGCCGACCTCGGCTTCGTCGGCCTCGACGACAAACCCGACGACGACCCGGTGATCATCACCGGCCGCAAGGCCACCCGAAACCACCAGCTGACCGCCGCCGAGAAGGAGACGAACCGCCTGGTCAGCCGCGAACGCGCCGCCAACGAACACGGCTTCGCGGACCTCAAGAACTGGCGGACCCTGACCAAACTCCGCACCGACACCCGGCAGGCCACCACGCTCCTGCGGGCCCTGCTCGTCCTGGCGAACAGCGAAGTACAGCGGTAA
- a CDS encoding alpha/beta fold hydrolase yields the protein MSSGTTNLGVVFIHGLFSSEKTWDTFAGLIESDEELASVTVTRFAYASPKLRRFRPDRRTPDYNDLAERLKTFLHFEASEYDRLVLVAHSQGGLIVQRYLARMLNDGQGEALTKIQGVVLFACPNDGSDFVRPLRNAWWRSNPQVRALAPLDSEVKDAQRTVLRQVVEAPEVGPAMCPIPFWVFGGIEDNVVVRASAQGVFPRVFMLPGDHFSIIEPDSHKAPAYLALRERLLDTEPSPSSFPQFSGAGVMRG from the coding sequence GTGAGCTCAGGCACCACCAACCTGGGAGTGGTGTTCATCCACGGGCTCTTCTCGTCCGAGAAGACGTGGGACACGTTCGCTGGTCTCATCGAATCCGATGAGGAGTTGGCTTCAGTCACGGTGACGCGGTTTGCCTACGCGTCGCCCAAACTCCGCCGTTTCAGACCTGACCGCCGCACGCCCGACTACAACGATCTCGCAGAGCGATTGAAGACGTTCCTGCACTTCGAGGCATCCGAATACGACCGCCTGGTCCTGGTCGCTCACAGCCAAGGCGGGCTGATCGTGCAGCGCTACCTTGCGCGGATGCTCAACGACGGGCAGGGCGAGGCGCTCACCAAGATCCAAGGCGTCGTGCTGTTTGCCTGTCCCAACGACGGCTCCGATTTCGTACGTCCGCTTCGCAATGCGTGGTGGCGGAGCAACCCTCAAGTGCGCGCACTCGCGCCGCTCGATTCCGAGGTGAAGGACGCACAACGCACCGTACTCAGACAGGTCGTTGAGGCTCCGGAAGTCGGGCCGGCCATGTGCCCCATCCCGTTCTGGGTCTTCGGGGGCATCGAGGACAATGTCGTCGTCCGAGCCTCCGCTCAGGGTGTCTTTCCCCGCGTCTTCATGCTGCCAGGAGACCATTTCAGCATCATCGAGCCCGACTCACACAAGGCCCCCGCCTACCTCGCTCTTCGCGAACGCCTACTGGACACTGAGCCTTCGCCAAGTTCGTTTCCGCAGTTCAGTGGGGCTGGTGTGATGCGCGGGTGA
- a CDS encoding type II toxin-antitoxin system PemK/MazF family toxin, which translates to MIRGSVYPVDLGDAKRGHEQRGKRFGIVLSDTPDTWSTVVIVPTSTSAQQAIFRPRLVIAGRETAALADQVRTIDTQFVCGDPVDHLTGTDMAQVEFALGRLLRLRINLDY; encoded by the coding sequence GTGATCCGCGGCTCGGTGTACCCCGTTGATCTCGGCGACGCGAAACGGGGACACGAACAACGGGGCAAGCGGTTCGGCATCGTTCTCAGCGACACCCCCGACACCTGGTCGACGGTGGTCATCGTGCCGACGTCGACCAGTGCACAGCAAGCGATCTTCCGTCCCCGTCTGGTCATTGCCGGCCGGGAGACAGCGGCCTTGGCGGACCAGGTCCGCACCATCGACACACAGTTCGTGTGCGGGGATCCCGTAGATCACTTGACAGGTACGGACATGGCTCAGGTTGAGTTCGCGCTCGGCAGACTCCTTAGGCTTCGCATCAATCTCGACTACTAA
- a CDS encoding IS110 family RNA-guided transposase yields MPQPTLPAQRVPAPAQEAEDVILGVDTHKDAHVAAVITTLGASLAQQEFPTTAIGYRQLLTWARSFGFLRRAGVECTGSFGAALTRVLRREGIDVIEINQPDRATRRKRGKTDAIDADAAARAVLSGRATTVPKSADGPVEAMRVLRLAKESAVKARTQALNQLKAVLMSIDPDLREVLSGLSNPALVATCAALDVDDRGEAVFTMRLLARRAQHLSDEVKELTRRTTRAVRVCRPQMLDLVGVGPDSAAVLLIAAGDNPDRLVDEACFAALCGVSPVEQSSGKTQRRRLNRGGHRQANAALYRIVQTRIRWDERTQSYLQRRTAEGMSKREIIRCLKRYVARELYRYIQPRVTNRVPSAA; encoded by the coding sequence ATGCCCCAGCCGACGCTGCCCGCCCAGCGGGTCCCCGCCCCGGCCCAGGAGGCCGAGGACGTGATCCTGGGGGTGGACACCCACAAGGACGCCCATGTTGCTGCGGTCATCACGACCCTGGGTGCCTCGCTCGCTCAGCAGGAGTTCCCGACAACCGCCATCGGCTATCGCCAACTGCTCACCTGGGCAAGATCGTTCGGCTTCCTGCGTCGGGCCGGTGTCGAGTGCACCGGCTCCTTCGGAGCCGCGCTGACCCGAGTTCTGCGCCGGGAGGGCATCGACGTCATCGAGATCAACCAACCCGATCGTGCCACCCGGCGCAAGCGCGGCAAGACCGACGCCATCGACGCGGACGCGGCCGCTCGTGCAGTGCTGTCCGGACGGGCCACCACCGTGCCGAAGAGCGCGGACGGGCCCGTGGAGGCCATGCGGGTCCTGCGGCTGGCCAAGGAATCGGCGGTCAAGGCTCGCACGCAGGCGCTGAACCAGCTCAAGGCTGTCCTCATGTCCATCGACCCGGACCTGCGTGAGGTGCTGTCCGGCCTGAGTAACCCTGCGCTGGTCGCCACCTGTGCGGCCCTCGACGTCGATGACCGGGGCGAGGCTGTCTTCACGATGCGCCTGCTCGCCCGCAGGGCCCAGCACCTGTCCGACGAGGTCAAAGAGCTCACCCGCCGCACCACCAGGGCCGTTCGTGTCTGTCGGCCCCAGATGCTGGACCTGGTCGGCGTCGGGCCCGACAGCGCCGCTGTCCTCCTCATCGCCGCAGGTGACAACCCCGACCGGCTCGTCGACGAAGCGTGCTTCGCCGCTCTGTGTGGTGTCAGCCCGGTCGAACAGTCCTCCGGCAAGACCCAACGCCGACGCCTGAACCGCGGAGGCCACCGCCAGGCCAACGCCGCCCTCTACCGCATCGTGCAGACTCGCATACGCTGGGACGAACGCACCCAGTCCTACCTGCAGCGACGCACCGCCGAGGGCATGTCCAAGCGCGAGATCATCCGGTGTCTGAAGCGGTACGTCGCCCGCGAGCTCTACCGGTACATCCAGCCCCGAGTCACCAATCGGGTCCCTTCTGCGGCTTGA
- a CDS encoding DUF6233 domain-containing protein — protein MSQLPPDQLRLRAILAYIDRQIAEHQAVAVYLRLQRDAVLAALADSEGRRPQRPARRPKGGGHLPALAPPSARDVGFVVQQKRTPTGPEPAVIHLDDCTMVEGTPHRIRADEARAALTDPSIEPCQFCRPDTELGVDVA, from the coding sequence ATGTCCCAGCTGCCACCTGATCAGCTCCGGCTCCGGGCGATCCTTGCCTACATCGACCGCCAGATAGCGGAACACCAGGCTGTGGCCGTCTATCTGCGGCTCCAGCGGGACGCTGTGCTGGCCGCGCTCGCAGACTCCGAGGGCCGTCGTCCGCAGCGGCCGGCACGCAGGCCGAAGGGCGGGGGCCATCTCCCCGCCCTCGCCCCGCCGTCGGCGAGGGATGTGGGCTTCGTCGTACAGCAGAAACGCACCCCGACGGGGCCCGAGCCCGCCGTGATCCACTTGGATGACTGCACCATGGTCGAGGGCACTCCGCATCGGATCAGAGCGGACGAGGCGCGGGCGGCACTGACTGATCCGAGTATCGAGCCGTGCCAGTTCTGTCGGCCGGACACCGAGCTGGGCGTTGACGTGGCGTGA